In Cicer arietinum cultivar CDC Frontier isolate Library 1 chromosome 7, Cicar.CDCFrontier_v2.0, whole genome shotgun sequence, the genomic window ATTATTACCTGGGAGATAAAGTAGAGATTGGAAACAAGGGCAGACTGAAGAATAATGGGCATGTTGGAGGTATAGAACAGTTTGATTGGATATGAACCCTGCTGTCCACGGGCATTCTTTGACCTTACAGGCAAGACCACACGGAAACCTTGGAAGTATATCACAATTAGGAAGATCAAGACAGTAGCAAGAAGATTTGTCACATTGGGAAGATTCTGCCGGTAAAATGCTTCGCGAAGAGCACGGACCTTGTCTGTTCTAGTTATCAACAAATGGAACAAAGCAATAACAGCACCCTCAAATTCAGCTCCACGTCCACTATTAATGGTGGTAGGACTAAATGCCTTCCATATGATGTTTTCACTGTAAAAAAATAACAAGAGAAATCCTTCTAAGTTTTTGATAAAAGGTAAGATGCCGTGGTTAGTAGTTGCTGTACAAAGATTTCATAGACTAACGCTGGATATGTTTTATCGGCAGAGACTAAAAACCTACCAGATATTAGTCGCTATGAATAGGGAAATTCCAGAACCTAGACCATATCCTTTTTGAAGAAGCTCATCTAAACATATCACAATAATACCCGCAAAAAAGAGCTGGAGGATGATGAGGATGGCATTTCCCACTCCAAGTTGGCCCACACTACCATACATCCCTGAAAGAACATAGGCAACTGCCTCTCCGACAGCTATCAAAATACCAAGTAGCTTCTGTGCTCCGTTTCTGCCATAGAAAAGGAATTTAACtcaatatatatagtatataacaCAATATGCCACCCAAAATAGTGAAAACCGCTAAAGACAACAGGAGATATAACATGACAAGTACCTAATAACATATACCGTTAAATGAAGGAATGCTTGTCAAATGGACAACCACGGCAAACAGTAGTGTGGGAGAGAGGAacaaatatatgtaattatgaTTTCATCTCATTGATTTCTGAATTTAAAAGTCGATTGATGGACTAAAGCTCTAACCAGAACCTAACTAAGACTCATAACTGATTCTATTGAACAGATTCAGTTGAGCATGGTCAGCAATCATGTGACGCTGTAACAGCTAAACTACATATGACTCAAATAGATGTAACAACAATAAACCACAAACACACAGAATAAATTTTAGAGTAGGATGTACTCAGATAACCACAAATGTAAAACCAGCTGAAATTACTGAAAAATACAAGATGTTCATTAAAGAATAAAAGTTGTAAAAAGAAAGACACTTACAAAAGGGCACGATCTTCTCGTACATTGTTGTCCACTTCAATGATCTTTGATCCAGCAAGAAGTTGCATGACCAGCCCAGAAGTCACAATGGGAGTGATTCCAAGCTCCATGACAGTTCCACGGTTTGAAGCAAGAATAACACGCATCCAATAGAATGGGTCTGCACCTGTTGTCGAGTGTATTCCATATAGAGGGAGCTGACTACAAACCAGGAAAATGAAAAGAGAGATCACGGTATATATGACCTTCTCTCTAAATGGCACTTTCCTGTCAGCTGTCTGAACTTCAGGAAGGAATGAGAGAAACGGTCTTACTAAGTGAAGCACCCTAAACCCACCTCCCATCTTATCAAACTATATCAATTGAACCTGCATCATACATTCAACATTAATATATGtaagaacattataaaaaaaggAGGGGAAAACCAAAATCTAGAATTTTAAATCAATGAAATGAGTGTTGGTAGCAATTAACGCgactattatttattactaattcCCTTTTTCTTTTACTGTATGAGATTTGGCAGAAGTAGGAGTAGCAAGGTTTCAATATGAAATGACCTTGACCTGCTAGAGACTTTAGCACATAATAACCAAACGCGCAATGTTTGGGAGTTGGGATAGTAGCAGGTTGGTTGCAACATTTACAAACCACCTTAAATTTACGACCCAATAGTTTCAGTTAGGAGTTTTTGAGGTGTTCCTCTAAAGCCTAAGCTTTTGTgaaaaatcagaatttgaataaacaaaaaataagatttctgattataagaattttttataattgtaataaaataaaaaatagattctgttttacataaaatatttacatttaaatataaaaccacttgtttttttttataaaatcttaaaattactTTCTGTCAAAAGGTAAGACAAAGGGGCACTTAATACAAAAAAACCTTCTTTCAAATGGAGCATTCAAGTTCAACAAGACATAGGAAATAATGGCAATTGGCTAgcttcaaatcaaacaaaaacaaagcaacaaaaaaaaaagtaaattgaaaaataacaattttggtTGTAAAGTTAATCAGAATCCCCTAAGATTGGTCCCTCCCTCAATACATAACTTATATTATATTACCAGATTATTACTGAAACAGGTAATGTCAATTATCACTGAATTAACCTTCTTGTCCTAAGAGAGCATTGCATAGCTACATACACCGAATTAATACAATGTAATGAAATCTAGCCATTTTAacaatgaagaaaaaatattggaGCTAAGCAATATAATCACAAATTGCATGCAATATTTTATATAGATAGATCTCGTATCATGCATTCAGaagcaaaaaatatatataaaccctAATTCGCACATGCAGAGAGAAACGAAGTGGAGGCAAAATGATAATGTCAACTGGGACACGGAGAGATAGCAAGAAAgagattaataaaaataaaaataaaaataaaaataaaaataaaaatacagaaattgaaaacctgaaagaaagaaagaaggaCGGTAAGAACGAGGAAGCCAGAACGGTACGGAGGAGGGTAGGTATTTTCCGTAAGTTGCTGCTGAGTGgagatattaatataaaaatgtaaatcataaaataagatattATCTATTCATGAACGTTCATTTTCGATTTTGTTAGTCAACTTTCGTAAAAAGTAAAAAGgtttagtattttatatttttctatattattaattatttttccatattaaaattaaattctaaaattgagatataaaaaacataaaaaattatgtgaaaggaaataatattattgagatACATTGTTTCAATGAAGATAAGtcattatttatgtttattacCTTTATATAGTATATCcagtcaaaataatatatatatatatatatatatatataatatatttttgaatcagTCAAGaagaataattaataatattttattatcaataagtaattaattagaatttttattaattataatttaagtttaatgatcatatattatcatataaattactttatatTAACAATCAATTCAAATCTTTAATTCAATTGTTATTCAATAATGTTAGTTATaattataatgtgagatgatgaaatcaaatatttatatttatggaATAATATTCACCTATTAATGtgtttcctttttttaaaaaaaattaacgtaTTTGTTGTTTATGCGGTGTGTGAGATAactatattttacataaaaaatttaaaatgacatATTTGTCAAGATAAAAGTGAGACCAAAACAATattccttttatatatatttttatagattACCTTTTTGAGAATTGAGTAGAGATTAGGACTAAGTATTAAATTTGTGTATAACATATTTCATATGTACCAAGCTACTCATAAGTATTTAATGGGAAAACATGGACAAACGACACATATAATTGGTTGTGTTCTCATAGATGTACTCAACTCATCACGATACTCGTGCAAGTGAAATGATTAGTCACAATTAAATTAGGTTGCATAATAGCTCTCACTATTGGGAAATTACTTCTAAGCCACATAGAAATTTATCAGTATAAAATCTCTAAAGTTTAGCCTCACTCGAAAACTCGATAATAATCATCACAAGACTCACAATTTTGTAAATCTCAACACATGACCAAAAATCTTTATATCGTGAAGTATGTCTGATAACTGTTGGTTCAAAACCTTCACACTTATCTTCCATCATTTATTGTCATAAATAATTCATTGTAGAAAACAGTGCCTTCACAGAACAAATGTGAGTTAAGTATATTACAATCATATAATTTATGTATCATGTTCATACAATTTATATCACATTCACATCACGCATCTCACTTAATCACAAGATAACACATAGAATCAACATAttaatgataattaaataacatGTATATAGAGTTAAGACGATAGCATATTACAATAATATACAATAAATCAcaacaattatatattaatatccACAACAACGATCTAATAAGGTTTTTAAATTCTTGTATTACTATTATTCCAAATATTGAATCTTGTTCatttatttaacttaataaGACAATAACCTTGGATGGTTTGAGAAATATGATATTccggtatatatatatatatatatatatatatatatatatatatatatatatgaatcaatcacgtgaaaactacttttacaTAGATAATTCCATTGAAATGTTCTAGTTGAGTACGCCACACTCGTAATTCGATTTCTCGTGATCGCACCACTCTAACTTTATAATTTGTTGGACAAAGAGAATGAAAGAGTTCAAAATGAGGTTTGATTGGTCGAAATCAACATTAATAACACATATAGGAAATAAGcaactataattaaaaatattacatagtGAGACTTATCGATTTACGAAAAGTATCTTAACGAATGATTGACCAACACAAGCTCTCGATAAAGTGGTTGTATGTAGTTATTTGGGAGAAAATAGTGCATTTTGAAAAAATGGTTGTTGAAAACCGTACAAGGTgaaaaatgacacaaatataaatttgatgccCATTTATATAGTTAGAAACCAATGTTTGTATGCACGCGACGAGAGTCTTTGCATTGATAATTCGAGCATTAAACCTAACATTTCATGTGTATTCTTGCATGGAGAGTCGATGCATTTAAATGGGGTATTTATGAGTGTGTCGTACTGCGGAAACGACATTTCAAACTGCGACATACTAGATAGTTAATCCCAGATAGCGGTGCGGTCAACTCCGGAAATCGGGATAGCGGATTGCGGGATACTGGGATTTTTTAGACAAATTATAAGAATAATACTATATAAACATGCATAATAAAACAATGTCTCAAACTCATTAACATTTATAAATAgtcacaaaaaaataaacattcataaattaaaaaataaaacagaaagaagcaacaaaaaaaattaaattaaactaaagaaatagaattaaataaataagtaacaaaagattaaaaaaaattaaattaaaaaaaaagaagtaacaaaaaaataaataaaaataaatgaaacagAAGAAACaattaaagttaaattaaaaatatagaaaaaaaaaacaagaagtagaaaaaatgtaacataaagagaaagaactaaaaataaaagaaaaattaaattaaaaaaaaaaagtaaaagaaagtaacaaaaataagaaatttgatTGTACAAATACATATCAGAGAA contains:
- the LOC101507135 gene encoding uncharacterized protein, with protein sequence MGGGFRVLHLVRPFLSFLPEVQTADRKVPFREKVIYTVISLFIFLVCSQLPLYGIHSTTGADPFYWMRVILASNRGTVMELGITPIVTSGLVMQLLAGSKIIEVDNNVREDRALLNGAQKLLGILIAVGEAVAYVLSGMYGSVGQLGVGNAILIILQLFFAGIIVICLDELLQKGYGLGSGISLFIATNICENIIWKAFSPTTINSGRGAEFEGAVIALFHLLITRTDKVRALREAFYRQNLPNVTNLLATVLIFLIVIYFQGFRVVLPVRSKNARGQQGSYPIKLFYTSNMPIILQSALVSNLYFISQLLHRKYSGNFLVNLLGKWKESEYGGGHSIPVGGIAYYITAPSSLADMAANPFHALFYLVFMLSACALFSKTWIEVSGSSARDVAKQLKEQQMVMPGHRESNLQKELNRYIPTAAAFGGICIGALTVLADFMGAIGSGTGILLAVTIIYQYFETFEKERASELGFFGF